A genomic segment from Pelobates fuscus isolate aPelFus1 chromosome 7, aPelFus1.pri, whole genome shotgun sequence encodes:
- the LOC134568482 gene encoding gastrula zinc finger protein XlCGF17.1-like produces MKKSFNKTTKDSSSPNSSNLSEPYMSTKEIVNINTKPFSCSECGKCFRWQSHIVVHQRTHTGEKPFSCAECGKCFSVHSGLVKHQRTHTGEKPFSCAECGKCFSAHSGLANHQRTHTGEKPFSCAECGKCFNRHAYLVLHQRTHTGEKPFSCSECGKCFSHNSTLDKHQRTHTGEKPFSCSECGKCFSYNSALVKHQRTHTGEKPFSCSECEKSFSWHSNLVSHQRTHTGEKPFSCSECGKCFRGQANLVKHQRTHTGEKPFSCSECGKSFNGHSNLVTHQRTHTGEKPFSCSECGRWFRHNATVVKHQRTHTREKPFSCGECGKCFNKHSNLKAHQRIHTGEKPFSCTERRNSFVSKPDFVKHN; encoded by the coding sequence ATGAAGAAATCTTTTAATAAGACAACCAAGGATTCCAGCTCTCCAAACTCAAGCAATCTCTCAGAACCCTATATGTCTACAAAGGAGATagtaaacataaacacaaaacctttctcatgttctgaatgcggaaaatgttttcgctggcagtcacacattgttgtacatcagagaactcacacaggagagaaacctttctcatgtgctgaatgtgggaaatgttttagcgtGCACTCAGGTCTTGTTAAACATCagcgaactcacacaggagagaaacctttctcatgtgctgaatgtgggaaatgttttagcgcGCACTCAGGTCTTGCtaatcatcagagaactcacacaggagaaaaacctttctcatgtgctgaatgtgggaaatgttttaacagGCATGCTTACCTTGTTTTACAccagagaacacacacaggagagaaacctttctcatgttctgaatgtggaaaatgttttagccaTAACTCAACTCTAGATaagcatcagagaactcacacaggagagaaacctttctcatgttctgaatgtgggaaatgttttagctaTAACTCAGCTCTAGTTaagcatcagagaactcacacaggagagaaacctttctcatgttctgaatgtgagaaATCTTTTAGCTGGCACTCAAATCTTGTttcacatcagagaactcacacaggagagaaacctttctcatgttctgaatgtggaaaatgttttcgcGGGCAAGCAAATCTTGTTAAACATCAGAGAacccacacaggagagaaacctttctcatgttctgaatgtgggaaaagtTTTAACGGGCACTCAAATCTTGTTACACATCAGAGAacccacacaggagagaaacctttctcatgttctgaatgtgggagatGGTTTAGACATAACGCAACTGTAGTtaaacatcagagaactcacacaagagagaaacctttctcatgtggtgaatgtgggaaatgctttAACAAGCACTCAAATCTTAAAGCACATCAGAGAATCCACACAggtgagaaacctttctcatgtacaGAAAGGAGAAATAGTTTTGTCAGTAAACCAGATTTTGTTAAACATAACTGA